In Bos javanicus breed banteng chromosome 2, ARS-OSU_banteng_1.0, whole genome shotgun sequence, the following proteins share a genomic window:
- the SLC16A14 gene encoding monocarboxylate transporter 14 isoform X4, translated as MYTSHEDIGYDFEDDPKDKKTLKPHPDIDGGWAWVMVLSSFFVHILIMGSQMALGVLNVEWLEEFHQSRGLTAWVSSLSMGVTLIVGPFIGLFINTCGCRRTAIIGGLLNSLGWVLSAYAVNVYYLFITFGLAAGFGSGMAYLPAVVMVGRYFQKRRALAQGLSTTGTGFGTFLMTVLLKYLCAEYGWRNAMFIQGAVSLNLCVCGALMRPLSPGMDGDGPEGKAPHHVLPAHSTESIRSSGQLRDAEEKRGGPGTEDSSLGDAPAQACQEKAVHRKDMCAFRLLKTVSQLTMRVRKGFWDWYSGYFGTASLFTNRMFVAFIFWALFAYSSFVIPFIHLPEIVNLYNLSEQNDVFPLTSIIAIVHIFGKVVLGIVADLPCISVWNVFLMANFTLVLSIFILPLMHTYAGLAVICALIGFSSGYFSLMPVVTEDLVGIEHLANAYGIIICANGISALLGPPFAGWIYDITQKYDFSFYISGLLYMVGILFLLIQPCIQIIEQSRKKYMDGANV; from the exons ATGTATACAAGTCATGAAGACATTGGGTATGATTTCGAAGATGACCCCAAAGATAAGAAGACACTTAAACCCCACCCAGACATTGACGGCGGCTGGGCCTGGGTGATGGTCTTGTCCTCTTTCTTTGTGCACATCCTCATCATGGGCTCCCAGATGGCCCTGGGCGTCCTCAACGTGGAGTGGCTTGAAGAATTCCATCAGAGCCGCGGCCTGACGGCATGGGTCAGCTCCCTCAGCATGGGCGTCACTTTGATTGTGG GGCCTTTCATCGGCTTGTTCATTAACACCTGTGGGTGCCGCCGGACAGCCATCATCGGAGGGCTCCTGAACTCGCTGGGCTGGGTGTTGAGTGCCTACGCCGTGAACGTGTATTATCTCTTTATTACCTTTGGACTGGCAGCTG GCTTCGGCAGCGGGATGGCCTACCTGCCGGCCGTGGTCATGGTGGGCAGGTACTTTCAGAAGAGGCGCGCGCTCGCCCAGGGTCTCAGCACCACCGGGACCGGCTTCGGCACGTTCCTCATGACGGTGTTGCTCAAGTACCTGTGCGCGGAGTACGGCTGGCGGAACGCCATGTTCATCCAGGGCGCCGTGTCCCTGAACCTGTGTGTGTGCGGGGCGCTCATGAGGCCCCTCTCGCCTGGGATGGACGGCGATGGTCCGGAAGGGAAGGCGCCGCACCACGTCCTGCCGGCTCACTCCACCGAATCGATCAGGTCCAGCGGACAACTGAGGGACGCCGAGGAGAAGCGGGGAGGCCCTGGCACCGAGGACAGCTCCCTCGGGGACGCGCCCGCCCAGGCGTGCCAGGAGAAAGCCGTGCACAGAAAGGACATGTGCGCCTTCCGGCTTCTGAAGACGGTGAGCCAGCTGACCATGAGGGTCAGGAAGGGCTTTTGGGACTGGTACTCGGGCTATTTTGGGACAGCCTCGCTCTTTACTAATCGGATGTTTGTCgcctttattttctgggctctgtTTGCCTACAGCAGCTTCGTCATCCCTTTCATTCACCTCCCAGAAATAGTCAACTTGTACAATTTATCAGAGCAAAATGATGTGTTCCCCCTGACTTCGATCATAGCCATAGTTCACATCTTCGGGAAAGTGGTCCTGGGCATTGTGGCCGACCTACCCTGCATCAGCGTGTGGAATGTCTTCCTGATGGCCAACTTCACCCTGGTCCTCAGTATTTTTATTCTGCCCTTGATGCACACCTACGCTGGCCTGGCAGTCATCTGTGCCCTGATAGGCTTTTCCAGCGGTTATTTCTCCCTGATGCCCGTGGTGACGGAAGACTTGGTGGGGATTGAGCACCTGGCCAATGCCTACGGAATCATCATCTGTGCTAACGGCATCTCTGCGTTGCTGGGACCGCCTTTTGCAG